The following nucleotide sequence is from Scyliorhinus torazame isolate Kashiwa2021f chromosome 4, sScyTor2.1, whole genome shotgun sequence.
AATCAGGAGTGGGAGTGATTGTGGGGTGAGTGTGAACTGGGAGTGATTGTGCAGTGAGTGTGAACCGGGAGTTGGTGTGGGAGTGATTGTGAACCGGGAGTGGGTGTGGGAAAGCGATGGGCGGGATTTCCCCAGGTTTGGGCGGGATCTAGTCCAGTTTCACTGCCGCCGGCTGTGTGGGTGCCGTGTAAAGTCAGACTGAGTTTCAGGGCGGGAGATGAGTCAGAGGAAGGCACGGAGCGAGGCCGGGGCCGGGGGGCCAGTAGCGAAACCCAAGGGCGcagctccagcagcagctgtgccgGCGAACGGCCCGTCTGCCAAGCGCCCCGGCTCCAGCAGGGCTGCTGGTGCCAACCCAAAGGGTCACCTGGGGAAAGGCTCCAAGGAGCGGCCGCGGCAGAACAGCTGCACCAATGGCGAAGACAGTAAATCCCAGAGCAGCCCCGCAGATCCAAGCAGGAAGAGCGACGACAATCACAAAGAAGGGATAAGAAGGAAGAACCAGGTCACCGGGTCCAGCAGGACTGCTGGTGACCAGGGCACCAGGACCAGCAGGACTGCTGGTGACCAGGGCACCAGGACCAGCAGGGCTGCTGGTGACCAGGGCACCAGGACCAGCAGGGCTGCGGGTGACCAGGGCACCAGGACCAGCAGGGCTGCGGGTGACCAGGGCACCAGGGCTGCGGGTGACCAGGGCACCAGGTCCAGCAGGGCTGCGGGTGACCAGGACACCAGGACCAGCAGGGCTGCGGGTGACCAGGGCACCAGGGCTGCGGGTGACCAGGGCACCAGGACCAGCAGGGCTGCGGGTGACCAGGGCACCAGGACCAGCAGGGCTGCGGGTGACCAGGGCACCAGGGCTGCGGGTGACCAGGGCACCAGGACCAGCAGGGCTGCGGGTGACCAGGGCACCAGGGCTGCGGGTGACCAGGGCACCAGGGCTGCGGGCGACCAGGGCACCAGGGCTGCGGGTGACCAGGGCACCAGGACTGCGGGTGACCAGGGCACCAGGTCCAGCAGGGCTCTGGGCATCAGCAGTAGTGAGAAAGACCGGAATTTGAACAAAGTATTGAGAAATGTGGTTGAAGATCTGCGGATTCGATCAGACCAGAGATCCCGAGCTTCGAAGGTGGTCAATGAGGTGGTGGATCATTTGTTGCGCTCCATCAGGAAGGATTCTGCAGGCGGTTTTGCAGCAATTGAAAAGTTAGCAAGTGGCAGCTACTACGAGAACGTGAAGGTACTTTTAATTTTGCAGGTTTCTCTGCGAATTCCCCTCCCCTTCTGCTTCTTTTTGCAAATACTTTCTGCCCTTGGATTTGGTGCTATTGGTTTAATTTTCTCAAACTTTGGGACAAATTCcacttcatagaatctctacagtgcagaaggaggccattcgacccatcgtgtctgcacccacccttggacagaccaccctacctaggtccacgccccccactctatccccgtaacccagtaacctcacctcccCTTtacgacactaaggagcaattttgcatggtcaacccacctaacctgcacatctccggactgtgggaggaaaccgaagtacccggaggaaactcacgcagacacggggagtatgtgcaaactccacatcgccatcccaggccggaattgaacccggtctctgacactgtgaggcagcagtgcgaactgttttgagtctggatgactttgacaaagagtcatccagaattgaaacattagctcccttctcgctccacagaatggcctcctctgcactgtagggagtctatgggatgctgtcagacctgctgagattgtccagtattttctatttttaacCGAAGTGttttacagtttttaaaaaaagtattattattaaggttttgcagaatttttcgtaataaaacagtagtaacaataataacaaaacaaactagagtgaacattaacatagtgcaaaaagagaatgtacaataacaattaaatagacattaccccactcaactcagtcttcccacaccatcccaatgaagcactcaccaccccccacccccctacggattgctgctgctgacatttaaattttccccgagaaagtcgacgaacggctgccacctccgagagaaccctagcgtagaccctcttaagcaaactttattttctcaagactgagaacccagccatgtcactaacccaggtctctacactcggggggcttcgagtccctccacattaataaaatccgtctccgggctaccagggaggcaaaggccaagacgtcgtcctctttcgccccctgaactcccgggtcttctgacactccaaagatcgctatctttgGACtcggcaccttggacattgccctcgcgaaccctcgccagaactctctaagctccgggcatgcccaaaacatgtggacatggtttgcagggctgcccttgcacctcatacaactgcctTCTACTCCAAAAAAactttgctcattctcgctgccgtcatgtgtgcccggtggaccaccttaaattgaattagactgagcctggcacatgatgaggaggaattaaccttgcccaggacctctgcccacagacccgcttccaactcctcacctagctcctcctcccacttgcccttgagctcctccaccggtgtTTCCTCCGCCTTctgtagttcttggtagatatccaacaccttcccctcccccacacaggtgccggagaccaccctgtcctgtatcctcagtggcggcagtggcggaaaggccactacctgttttttcaggaaggctcgtacttgcagatatttaaaggcgtttcctggcggcagattaaatttgtcctctagcgccttcaaactgggaaagcttccgcctatgaacagatctcccatccttctgatgccagctctggaacccaccatccatcctacccgggacaaacctgtggttgttacatatcggggtccagactgacgttccctccaccttcttgtacctcctcaactgtccccagatccgcagtgtcaccaccaccaccggacttgtggagtaacgggtcagcgagaatggcaaaggagccgttatcaaagctcccagactagtacatttacatgacgccgcctccagctgctcccacgcccccccccccaccccacccccgactgcactccaacagcgatctccttacccGCGGGATCTTAATCGCCCACCGAAGTGTTTTCCAGTTAATGCAGGAAATGCTGCAGCCAGTTTGCTCGCAGCCAACCATCACAGACTGCTATGTGTTAACGACCAGATAACCTGTTTGTTGTGAGGTtgattgagggatcaatattggccagggcaccgggGAGAACCCCCCTACCCTTCTTTGAAACATTCCCTGGGGATCGTTATAAACCCATCCGAGAAGGCAGATGGGGCCTCAATTTAAGGTCTCATCCAAATGTCTCTGGCACGCCCTCAGTACCGAATTACAGTGTCTTGTGCTGAAGCTCTGAAGTGGGACTGGAACCTAGGATCACTTGACTCCGAGGAGTgtaatgggggggtgggaggggggggggggggggtgagattatCTATTCTATTTTGGTAAGAAGattggaaaagcagaatattatcatAAACGGTGAGAGTGTAATAAATATTGGCATGGAGGGAGATTTGGGCGCCGCTGTACACATACCACAAAGCTAACATGTGGGTACAAGAAGCCGTTCGACaggaaatggtatattggcctttacTGCATGCACATTGGAAGTTTTGGGTGAAATTGTACAGGGCTTCAATGAAAGTATATCTGAAGTACTATGGACAGTTTTAGTCACCTGGCCATGGGAGGGGCATAgacaccttttaaaaaaatgtattttcttccaaacttattcaaacagttacaaaacataaacagtcTGGGGAACATACTCCCCAACCACACAATTGTACAGTTTGTACATCTTTTCCCCCcattttcagcccccccccccccccccccgctgcgacGAACACctcctcaaacacggccacaaacatcccccaccttgcctcaaagccctACGCAGAACGCCTTAACTCGTATTTGTTCTTTTCCAGATAGGGAAAGTCATTTAAGTCTCCCAGCCGATCTCCATTCCAGAAGATCCTtctccgggcaatcagagaggcgaaggccacgacatcggccttcctcccctcgatcagctccggcttctctgatatcccgaatatcgccaccaaagggtttgGCCCAACCTCCCTCATGATCCTCGTTAGTGCCACGAACACCCCCGCCCATTATCTCTCTAGCTTCACGCAACTCCAAAACATATATGTGTGTTTTGCTGGTCCCCGCCTACACTTCTCACACCCGTCTGCcagtccctggaagaacccactcattcttgcccaatTCACATGCACCCTAtagtatgggccagggtttagaaaactccaaagtatattatggagttcacctgacctataactgtttgttgattttggctagggtgagcacaagagcctgcctttcaggtgttattcaacagacttcttaagagcttttaataaaaaaaaacaagctttattcaaagaacttagttaacacttgtataaacacacacagaaagaacttttatcaattacaaacacaaagaacccacacagctacagtaatctaagtataacccttaatgaattcccccttaactgttccaattcaataacagaaACCAAGTAAAACCACATACCCCTTTTCAAAGGGACGGCCCAGTATTCGGCATTCTCtgttataagacttgttattgatactctgttccccatttcaaacagcagatttgaattcctttccaaaagcaattatctcttttgagttaccaagcagtctggaaacaacttttaaaatgaagatagagagacgctTCTTTCAacttgtgcagttcaaaccagtccaaacccaaagcgaaagtaaaactcacagccacagcccagctccactcacacggtgacatcactgaagccatgtgataagacaaaaacatttcttaaagagacactcacatgacagtatgaTCTTGAACTGTATCCGGCTCATCTTTGCGAGTAAgtcgagtttaccctgcgtagcgcCTCGCTCCACACTGCCCAATTTATCTCTCCCCCTagttccccctcccacttctccttaatcttcaacacctgatcacctccctgccctccccttccatgtcCAGCAGGGCATACTTTGGTAGCTTGGGGAACTTTTACCAAACCTTGTGCGTGAAGTATcttacctgcaagtatctaaactcactccctctcgggagctctacccccTCCTTCAGTTTCATTACACTGgcaaacctctcttccaggtacagatccttcaccttaaccagccccacgtcTCTCCACTTCCTGTACTGTCTGTCTCCCCCGGCTCAAAACCGTGGTTTTCACAcaacggcgttaacaccgacatcccctctgtcctaaagtgcctcctcagctggttccacaccttcaCTGTGGACTGAACCACTGGGCTCTCCATGTATTTCCTTGGTGCcagtggcaacgctgccgtcaccatagcccaccGGCTGGACCCCCTCCAGGATTCTTCCTCCATCGTAACCCATTccgccctctctctttcccaccaccacctcacatTCTCTATGTTCggcgcccaataataatgcagcaggtttggcaacgccaaccccgccccccgcccttctacctctgcctctgtaacagggtcctctctacccttggtaccttccctgcccacacaaactctgAGATAATCGTCTCCATCTTCCGGAATAAGGCCTTTGATACAGAAGTTGGAAGCACCTGGAAAATGAATAGAAGCCTTGGCAGGACATCGTCCTCACCAGTCGGAAGGGGCATACTTACCTGAAAGAAGGTGCAACAAAGTGTAAGAGCCCTTACTGTTGATTCCCTTGGTTCTTATTTCTTTTATTTTGACTTTAgtttttggtccatggattgtTAATGGAGGCATACATGCGGCATACAgtagttagcgctgttgcttcaattaacttttattttaaaatacccgagcCCTTCGGTTGCCCAATAACTAATCACCAGGAAAGGTTTGTAAATTTACacacaattaacttttattattcacagtaactataattaaatagacaaCAGATACAACTGTTTCtaggtggtttcctcccacaagtcctgaaagatgtgcttgttcggtgaattggacattctgaactctccctccgtgtacctgaacaggtgccagagtgtggcgactaggggattttcacagtaactacattgcagtgttaatgtaagcctacttgtgacactaataaagattattatttaagtcGCGCAGAGGGAGAaaggaactcaaagtgtcaaaatagtacactgtatTATAAAGTTTTGCATTTTGGGCAGAAGAACTCAGACTATATgacacccaagagattggaggggtttGTTTTGATTGGTTGACTGGTGGCCAGCGGATTGGCCAGGTACAGTATTCTGCCCGGCAACCGACAGCGATTAGTTCCTGTCAGGTGTTTTGTTTTTGGACAGAACTCCGGAGAAGCCACTGGACCCTCcaacgtcactctctctctctgctctgctgcctactgtctgaagttgTTAGCTCCAAGATCCTGAaagaagctgtctctctctctcttgaatgcTGCCTACTATTTCTGTGAGTCTGAGTGAAAACCATTACGAactgaaagaaaagataacatccatCTAAAAGCCTCGACTgaagaagaaactaactggaagatgtccatcAGAAAGAAAGACTCTTATCCTATTACTTTCATTGTTCTACATCCCTCTTTATCCTCTGTGattgtttgtctctgtgtgtgtctggagTAAATGGAGGCGGAGGCAGGTTAGACATTCGATAGTCGTTAACCAGTTGTATCTAttgtctatttaattatagttactgtgaataataaaaagttaattgtgtgTAAATTTACAAACCTTTCTTGGTGATTAGTTATTGGGCAGCCGAAGGgctcgggtattttaaaataaaagttaatttgaGCCGTGTTGCAACtccggtggggctggaattgactgcgctctGTCCCAGGGTGACGTGGCTAAAGTTTTGCTAGATTGATTTCTGGGATGAgagttgtcctatgaggagagattgtataAAGTTGACCTTttttctgctggagtttagaaggtgaGAGGTGATGTCAGTGAAACATTAAATTCTTAAGGGACTTGACCAGGGTAGGTGCTGAAAGGTTGTTTCCCTTGGCTGGAGAGTCGAGAATTAATGATCAGAGTTTCAGGTtgaccatttgggactgagatgaggaggaatatcttccctCGAAGAATTGTGAATTTTTGAAATTCTCTCCCTAGAGGGATGTGGATGCTCTATCATTTGGAATATTCAAGACCAAGAAGGACAGATTCTTGGGATCTTTGAGAATTAAGGGATATGTGGATTGGGCAGGAGAGTAGAGTTGAGGTAGACGTTCAGTCATTGAATAGCAGAGTAGGATCGAGGgaccaaatggccgactcctgctatcCTTATGTCCAAATGTTCTCAACATTAAATTCACATTTGAACTATTACCAAAGGTAATTTACTAGAGATCATTTATCAGCTAGAGATGTAGAGTCAGGCAGAGAAAAGgagaaagagtgcgtgagagagagcgacacacagacaggtagagagagagacaggcagcaagAGTGAAACTTTtagtgagggagggagatgggtagagagagggaggagacaaggagagagagggagggagactgcaGAGTGAATTAATAATAGAGgcaagatagaaagagagagagaaacatatcagccagtcAAGCAGGCAGAGAGAAATgaacagatggagagagtgaggtggagacacatAAAGAAAGagatcgggagagtgagagaggaaactgAGACCCAGAGGGAGTGTGGACAAGGTGACCAATTCTTATGAAACAAAATAAGAAtaaggaacagtacagcacaggaacaggccctttggccctccaagcctgtgtcgatcatgatgccctaactaaaaaacagCCTTCTGccctttcagctatcaagagagactggttaGCCTGGGGTTAGGCCTTAGAGCACAGAAGGCTGACCTGATTGAGATGTCTCAAATTATGTGGGAAATAGATAAGGTGGACAGGAAGAAACATTGcctcttagtagaggggtcaataaccaggggggcaCAGATTTACGGTATAAGGGACACTTTGACCCTGGGACGGGTGAGGGGAGGACATGATAACATCCCTTGGTGGCCAATGGGTCCACAAAAACGGAGGCAAAGGCAggagcagcacgatggcacagtagttgcctcacaccaccagggacctgggtttaattccaggttcgggtgactggctgtgtggagcttgcactttctccccgtgtctgcgtcggtttcctccgggtgctccggtttcctcccacagtccaaagatgtgcaggttaagtggattggccatgctaaattgcccttagtgtccaaaaggttaggtaggattgctgggttacagggatagggaggaggccTGGACCTAGgtatagtgctctttcagagggtcgtgcagacttgaagggccgaatggcctgttctgcactgtagggattctatgattctatgtgattcCCAGGCACAGTCTCTCCCTGGCAGCCCCAGAAATAAGGGACAAAAGAGATTCTTTAAGGGATGAGGGACAAACAATCAAAATAGGGACAATCCCTATTTTGATTGTTTGTCCCTCATCCCTTAAAGAATCTTAAAGAGTAAAGTGTGGCAGGTAGACACAGAGGAGAGGGTCAGGGAGAAGGACACAGAGAAGAGGGGTGGGGGAAACAGACAGACAGCGAGAAAGGGGTAGCCAGAGAGGAGGAGAAAGGAGACTGCAGAACGTCTGTCTCTCTGAATGATAAAGCTGAGATTATTAAACTATGAGGGAAATGAAGGATTGTGATAAAATGGGAACTTTGTGGCATTTACCCTGCAACAGAGGCCAAGGCTGCCTACTGCAGTACTGCTGCATAGCTTTTGTACACCACCCATGGTCATACCTGCGGAGATTATACCCAGACATAGAGACACACAACATTAACATTTCTGCATGTTACACAAGATGCCAGGCAAACCTGAGGAAAGGAGACCGCACTCCTCAAGGGAAGTGGAATCCTCCTTTCCCTACGGGGAAGGGGGAGAAAGTTTTAAAGTTGGGGGGGATGTACAGTTAGATGGAGGAAATTTCTGAGGTTCAGGAGAGTGATGTGGAAGGATATCATTCCATATCCTGATCTCATGGGTAGGTGTAGGGGAGAGCAGGCAGTGGGGGCATTACAACATTTGACCACAATGTGAGAAAACGATGGCGACCTTCCATAAAAGCATAAGAAATAAGAGTTAGAGCAGGCAATAAAACCTCTTGAAGCTGAATCATTCACTAAGCTCATGGCTGAACTTTTAcacattgttttgttacctgtgtggtaggtaacatgtgttactcaatccttggttaatgatgaggtcttctgaatctcgatgaatgataaatgataaaatattaaaacatgctgctgtgcagagagacctgggtgtgctagtgcatgagtcacaaaaggttggtttacaggtgcaacaggtgattaagaaggtgaattgaattttgtccttcattgctagaaggatggagtttaagactagggaggttatgctgcaattgtataaggtgttagtgaggccacacctggagtattgtgtttagttttggtctccttacctgagaaaggacgtactggcgttggagggtgtgagaggagattcactaggttaatcccagagctgaaggggttggattacgtggcgaggttgagtagactggaactgtactcatttgaatttagaaggatgaggggttcatatagaaacataaaaaattatgaagggaatagataggatagatgcaggcaggttgtttccactggcgggtgaaagcagaactagggggcatagcctcaaaataaggggaagtagatttaggactgagttcaggaggaacttcttcacccaaagggctgtgaatctatggaattccttgcccagtgaagcagttgaggctccttcattaaatgtttttaagataaagatagatagtttttgaagaataaagagattaaggattatggtgtttgggtcggaaagtggaactgagtccacaaaagatcagccatgatctcattgaatggcggagcaggctcgaggggccagatggcctactcctgctcctagttcttatgttctaactcgTCCagcagtaacaaaaggtttattgagtaactataacaataattgcatgagttctttactttaactttgatactagtgataaggttaacaagatctaactacagtaactatatgtaactccactagccatctgaactaatctgatactgccctggtcacagtgcacccaagagagagggagagacacaatgtggttgctttttatagccttgttggtccggccctctagtgatcatgtggtgctactgattacacattaaccccttatgtacatgccccttatgtacatgcacatacagagatcactacatcctccttttttttcttgtgttacatattttctgtatgtggtaaagaaaattgaacaaacataatggatgcagtttgcaactgCGTTacgtaaaatcaatgagttaatcagtcaaaatgttaatacatttagtctcttcggTTTTTCTTCTTGTTTGCTTGaaacaggtagacaaatgatgctatgtacaagttgtgatgatattgatgattatacaaagccaattaatatttatgagtccaatcttaatttaaaaaattgtgagtccaaactttatgaatttgttcggttgagttgctttcttctgttgttgaagtggtgatgttgatgtcatcATTTCTTCGTGAGCGTCGTCAGTATTCTTGCATTTGAgtgaccaacaagtcatcatgaggtgttcgaatggtcgatcactttgttgtctgatttagactttcttttgttttctctatgcttgtggtagcgattctgtgttacactgttgtctgacctggactttttcctgtgcttgcggtattgatctagtgtgtcatctgccttaaaagctggtgtgcttgcttgttctggagcagatgtgaatttgtgagattttttgccaatgccatggcatgtttgtagtcttgtcattgttttgcagtgtgctgtggcattgtccttcatgtgcagagttgtaccatgtttacaggtcgttgtttcattgttgttgtttctgtcatttctgtctgttgttttcattgtcgttcttgttgttgtttttggcatgcttgttgtttctgtttttggtgttttcgctgttgttcttgttgtttttcttgtcatgcgtgttgtttctgtttttgttgttttcgtcgctgttcttgttgtttttcttgtcgtgcttgttgtttctgttatgcttcttgttgtctttgttgttgctgttgttcttgtttctgctgtgcgtcttgcggtgttcgatgttcttgttgcgctcaatgagtgttccgtgtggatgatttgagtcattttcacagttattggtgtcagtgtccgctgtggtatctgttacattgagcatttcttcttgagaattgtgagaatgatctgatgttgcattgatgttggtgacatcagtcatttgtggtggatttcattcctcttctttgcttccttggtactcctctcctagagtcatttcaggttcaattgaatcatcattgatttctttgtgctcctcttctggagttatttctggttcatttgaatcacctgtggtttgttggtgctcctcttctggagtcaaaatcttcacaatttcattctcttgtgggtcgtggtgctcctcttctggagtcaaaatcttcaagatttctattgacgtggtttctctggactcttggtgctcctcttctggagtcaaaatcttcacaatttcatttgacgtggtctcactggactcatgagtagccctcctctgattggtgagtgcttctgtacagacgagcttggatctgtcagtctcgctgtgatcctgcgcatcctgtatgggaattgtgatttctttgtcacttgtctcacatacagtgggtagacattcagtgtcttcttgttggttaaataagctgggtagactttcacagtcttcttctggtggctcaaataagcttgatagaccgtcatggtcttgttcatgcatggacttcgctatggagcCTTGAGTTGCTTCCATGTTGTAGTCTGTCAACgaactctctg
It contains:
- the LOC140410455 gene encoding cyclic GMP-AMP synthase-like isoform X1, with translation MSQRKARSEAGAGGPVAKPKGAAPAAAVPANGPSAKRPGSSRAAGANPKGHLGKGSKERPRQNSCTNGEDSKSQSSPADPSRKSDDNHKEGIRRKNQVTGSSRTAGDQGTRTSRTAGDQGTRTSRAAGDQGTRTSRAAGDQGTRTSRAAGDQGTRAAGDQGTRSSRAAGDQDTRTSRAAGDQGTRAAGDQGTRTSRAAGDQGTRTSRAAGDQGTRAAGDQGTRTSRAAGDQGTRAAGDQGTRAAGDQGTRAAGDQGTRTAGDQGTRSSRALGISSSEKDRNLNKVLRNVVEDLRIRSDQRSRASKVVNEVVDHLLRSIRKDSAGGFAAIEKLASGSYYENVKISEPNEFDIMTTIRVDRINLTDMDSKGAFYQVAFKRNQGTNPLRQFVCDGTLSAEKMIGHLRKLIKEAVKTLSGHSIKVERKKPGSPAVTLQIEDKELGPISLDMVLALEVHSQSWPNRTTDGLKIENWLGRKVRRNFRMEPFYLVPKQPLDVTQGAQSQSHKVMWRISFSHIEKKILLNHGNLKTCCENGSSKCCRKPCLKLLKNLIQKLKAKNPRILASVCSYHAKTTLLHACAKRPKDETWSFENLDICFLQLLDDFVEYLQATNLPHFFIPTYNLFQPGLFDSRCREVLLRQIETQRNNGFLIFSGPN
- the LOC140410455 gene encoding cyclic GMP-AMP synthase-like isoform X2 → MSQRKARSEAGAGGPVAKPKGAAPAAAVPANGPSAKRPGSSRAAGANPKGHLGKGSKERPRQNSCTNGEDSKSQSSPADPSRKSDDNHKEGIRRKNQVTGSSRTAGDQGTRTSRTAGDQGTRTSRAAGDQGTRTSRAAGDQGTRTSRAAGDQGTRAAGDQGTRAAGDQGTRAAGDQGTRTSRAAGDQGTRTSRAAGDQGTRAAGDQGTRTSRAAGDQGTRAAGDQGTRAAGDQGTRAAGDQGTRTAGDQGTRSSRALGISSSEKDRNLNKVLRNVVEDLRIRSDQRSRASKVVNEVVDHLLRSIRKDSAGGFAAIEKLASGSYYENVKISEPNEFDIMTTIRVDRINLTDMDSKGAFYQVAFKRNQGTNPLRQFVCDGTLSAEKMIGHLRKLIKEAVKTLSGHSIKVERKKPGSPAVTLQIEDKELGPISLDMVLALEVHSQSWPNRTTDGLKIENWLGRKVRRNFRMEPFYLVPKQPLDVTQGAQSQSHKVMWRISFSHIEKKILLNHGNLKTCCENGSSKCCRKPCLKLLKNLIQKLKAKNPRILASVCSYHAKTTLLHACAKRPKDETWSFENLDICFLQLLDDFVEYLQATNLPHFFIPTYNLFQPGLFDSRCREVLLRQIETQRNNGFLIFSGPN